A region from the Melospiza melodia melodia isolate bMelMel2 unplaced genomic scaffold, bMelMel2.pri scaffold_37, whole genome shotgun sequence genome encodes:
- the LOC134434501 gene encoding olfactory receptor 14I1-like: ALLGNGLIISAVACGHHLHTPMFFFLLNLALSDLGFICTTVPKAMHNSLWDTRDISYTGCAAQLFFFMFFIGAEFYLLTVMCYDRYVSICKPL, encoded by the coding sequence gccctcctgggcaacggcctcatcatcagcgccgtagcctgcggccaccacctgcacacgcccatgttcttcttcctgctcaacctggccctcagcgacctgggcttcatctgcaccactgtccccaaagccatgcacaattccctctgggacaccagggacatctcctacactggatgtgctgctcagctctttttctttatgttcttcattggagcagagttttatctcctgaccgtcatgtgctatgaccgctacgtgtccatctgcaaacccctg